DNA sequence from the Malus domestica chromosome 11, GDT2T_hap1 genome:
TTTCAAGACACGGAAGGGATGCCTGAACAAGTGCCCGAGACCCAACCGACTCGTCAGTCCCTCGGGCCCATAGGTAAAAAGGcgtcaaagaaaaaaggtagttcttccaagaatgactacactaaatatatggagaaacttgctcgccaaggtgaactgaacatggcacgagaaaaggttagagatgaggaaaaagttgTTGCTATGGCAGCAATATTAGCAGCTACTGAGGCCCGTGATGCGGCggctgagagacaaagagaagaagttaaTCGAGAGAACGAGCTGGTTAGAGAAGCACTTCATCGAGAAAATGAATTGCTTCGAGAAGAAAGGATAGCTCAAGCAGATCGTGACACTATGAGCAAGTCTCTAGTAGGACTGTCtccgaattctaaatatttttggacatcgGAAAAAAGAGATGTCATGCGAAGGAGGAGTGCAAGAGATGCGGAAACAAGTCAAGGGGGTTCTAGCTACTTTTGTGACAACCAAGATCCTCGCACCACATATCCTAACTCGAgagactttgtataatttttatgtattttttatgttttttctttcttttttcttttgaactttatttaatttcttatgtaatttcttatgttttttttttctttttttaggtttgaactttatttaatttcttatgtaatttttatgttatttcttatttatttttaaaactttatttatttttatttaatttattatgcaattttaatgtaattctttatttatttttaaaactttatttcttttgtactttatttaaacacatgaaataagattacataaactcaccaaataaatttaaaaacaaaacacactacatagaattacataaactcaccaaataaatagaattacataaactcaccaaataaacttaaaaacaaaacacactacatagaattacataaactcaccaaatacatagaattacataaactcactaaataaacttaaaaacaaaacacactacatagaattacataaactcaccaaataaatagaattacataaactcactaaataaacttaaaaacaaaacacactacatagaattacataaacttaaaaaaaatacaatttattcttcaaccacaagcctcATTCTAATTATCTTCGCCTTCATGCAATCCCcactggtgctcaatcaagtcattctgGCGGGTTACGTGCCAGTATGGCTCTTGCACATTAGTGTACCGTTGaacgatcaattcattgtaacgtccatcgcgTTCCAACGGCTCGTGTTGCACTGGATCTTCGGTCCCATCATGAGCACAATAGATACGTGTTTTTGAGTTGTTCATCGGATCCGGCTCATATTCATCGACgccatcataatcatactcatcttcaacaatcatgttgtggagaataatacacgtcatcatgatggatcgaagagcctcgacatcaaacattctagctGCAGCCCTGATAATCACCTAACGAGcttgcaggataccaaaacaacgctcgacatccttcctacacccttcttgacattttgcaaagtgtttttccttttcagtctgtggatgtggcactgttttaacaaatgttgaccaccttgggtaaatgtcaTCTGCAAGGTAGTATGATCCCTCGTATTGGGTACCATTAATGGTATATGTGCATCTCGGCGAGTTTCCTTGCAGCAGTTCgtcgaacactggggattgggcaaggacatttaagtcattctgagctcctggaacaccaaaaaaagcatgtcaaatccatgtatcaaatgaagccaccgcttccaaaatgatgCTTTTGGCTCCTTTTCTGTTGCCATATGCTCCTTGccacgcacttggacagtttttccaagtccagtgcatgcattccatgcttccaatcatgccagggaagcctcgcatctcacccttcctcagaagccttcgcatgtcccttggcgtgggtgtccggaggtactcattggtgtagagggcttcaattgcaaagcaaaaccgcatcagggactccaaaacagttgtttttcccatcctcgcgatctcatccacttgatctgcagatgctccatatgcaagcattcgcaaggatgccgtaattttttgctcgggaataaaacctagaacatgaaaagcatcctctttttgcacaaagtatgaatcatggttgcaaatatcactcatgattttgttgaacaaatttcgttgcattctaaaatgccgtctaaaaatatgatcagggaatatgctattgggaataaaataatcttccaatagatttttacctcgtttttccctttttctatcgaGGTTTGCAACACGTCTTGGATTGGCTATCTGACCCACGGCTTCCATGACACGGTGGGAATGTGAGGCCTTCTACCTTCTATGgtgatcatcctcatcctcctccatgaagaaagcctcatctccacctccacttccaccttcctcgagattggccaattctgcctgttgtgccaacaacctttgttgttgctcctgcaactgtttatacacccttcttgaagaagacattgtaataagaactcaagatttgaaaacgatgaacaaggattctgagctaaaaagaaggattgagcttggtgtgaggatggatgtagggatgtagggtttatatggacaaaaaaagaaaggatgaggttctggacaatgccacgtggcactatgtgattggttgaaaatcttatcgaaatcttggctaaattattgtaaaccggaagtgacacatggcgtgtcgggattggtcaaaaatattatcggaaatctatcaacaaaatagtacgttcagataatgacacgtggcatgacgtgattggttgaaaatcttatcgaaatcttggctaaattattgtaaaacggaagtgacacgtggcgtgtcggGATTAGTTGAAAATTTTAGcagaaatctattcacaaaatagtacgttcagataatgacatgtggcgtgatgagat
Encoded proteins:
- the LOC139189517 gene encoding uncharacterized protein, which produces MEAVGQIANPRRVANLDRKREKRGAQNDLNVLAQSPVFDELLQGNSPRCTYTINGTQYEGSYYLADDIYPRAAARMFDVEALRSIMMTCIILHNMIVEDEYDYDGVDEYEPDPMNNSKTRIYCAHDGTEDPVQHEPLERDGRYNELIVQRYTNVQEPYWHVTRQNDLIEHQWGLHEGEDN